From the Diospyros lotus cultivar Yz01 chromosome 13, ASM1463336v1, whole genome shotgun sequence genome, one window contains:
- the LOC127788926 gene encoding terpene synthase 10-like — MALVLGFPAPASLPTGAAASPCYSQRGSRRHGRPMIHQSSQFQYCRAAILSSQTHHDQKTIERRSANYQPPIWDRHYLQSLSSEYTGDGYGKRSAELKEAVRRMMTEKTEDPLEKLELIDAVQRLGVSYHFRDEIRSTLELMTMNNDGGLIVSDWSSKGDLYAAALHFRLLRQHQLKVPQEIFLNFKDKSGKFKESLGGDTKGLLSLYEASFLSLDGESILEEARQFSTKHLKEYLMINRSPDDDDDENHEMLLLVAHALELPLHWTMPRVEARWFIDAYERRPNKNAILLEFAKLDFNMLQAIHQEDLKHASRWWEDMRWRERLPFGRDRIVENYLWSVGQIHEPQFQYYRRMSTRISQLTTSLDDVYDIYGTLDELELLTNAVESWDVNAVEQFPDYMKICFLGIYNCVNEIAYDTLKEYGIHILPYLKKKWQDLCQSYMKEARWSDIDYIPTLKEYLNNAWITVASPIIIFHGLFLSANSLTENELQCMETYPDIIKWPAIVTRLVNDLVTSSDEMERGDVPKSIQIYMHETGASIEDAREHVKQLIREAWIKINEARVANSPFNRTFVDLATNLARVAHFIYQHGDGHGHDIGDENKDRMISLLINPIPLASKYHQK, encoded by the exons ATGGCTCTCGTGCTCGGCTTTCCAGCTCCGGCCTCTCTTCCCACCGGCGCCGCCGCAAGTCCATGTTATTCCCAGAGGGGGAGCCgccgccatggccgaccaatGATTCACCAGAGCTCTCAGTTTCAGTACTGCAGAGCTGCCATTCTCAGCAGCCAAACTCATCATGATCAGAAGACGATAGAGAGGCGATCCGCCAACTACCAGCCCCCCATTTGGGACCGTCACTATTTGCAGTCACTGAGCAGTGAATATAcg GGAGATGGGTACGGGAAGCGGTCGGCGGAACTGAAAGAGGCTGTGAGGAGAATGATGACGGAGAAGACGGAGGATCCATTGGAGAAGCTGGAGTTGATAGACGCAGTGCAGAGGCTTGGAGTGTCTTACCATTTTCGGGATGAGATTAGAAGCACGCTTGAGTTGATGACGATGAACAACGATGGTGGTCTCATTGTAAGCGATTGGTCCAGCAAAGGGGATCTGTACGCTGCTGCCCTCCATTTCAGGCTCTTGCGCCAGCACCAGCTTAAGGTCCCTCAAG AGATTTTCCTAAACTTCAAGGACAAGTCCGGGAAGTTCAAGGAGTCGTTGGGTGGGGACACCAAGGGACTTCTTTCCTTGTATGAGGCCTCCTTCCTTTCATTGGATGGTGAAAGTATATTGGAAGAGGCAAGACAATTCTCAACTAAGCATCTCAAAGAATACTTGATGATTAACAGAAGCccggatgatgatgatgatgagaatCATGAGATGCTGCTGCTAGTAGCTCATGCTTTGGAGCTTCCATTACATTGGACCATGCCTAGGGTGGAGGCAAGGTGGTTCATTGATGCATATGAGAGGAGACCAAACAAGAATGCCATCTTGCTTGAGTTTGCCAAACTAGATTTCAATATGCTGCAAGCTATTCACCAAGAAGACCTAAAACATGCTTCCAG gTGGTGGGAAGACATGAGGTGGAGAGAAAGGCTACCCTTCGGAAGGGACAGGATAGTGGAGAATTATTTGTGGTCTGTGGGACAGATTCATGAGCCTCAATTCCAATACTACAGAAGAATGTCCACAAGGATAAGTCAACTCACAACTTCCCTTGATGATGTTTATGACATTTATGGAACATTGGACGAGCTCGAGCTCCTCACAAATGCAGTTGAAAG TTGGGATGTCAATGCAGTGGAACAATTTCCAGATTATATGAAGATATGCTTCCTCGGTATCTACAATTGTGTTAATGAAATAGCTTACGACACTCTTAAGGAATATGGTATTCACATCCTCCCATATCTTAAAAAGAAG TGGCAAGATTTATGTCAAAGTTACATGAAGGAGGCAAGATGGTCTGACATTGACTACATACCAACGCTTAAGGAGTATCTAAACAATGCTTGGATTACAGTAGCCAGTCCTATAATTATCTTTCATGGTTTGTTTTTAAGTGCAAATTCCTTGACTGAGAACGAGTTGCAATGCATGGAGACATACCCAGATATAATCAAGTGGCCGGCGATCGTTACAAGGCTAGTGAATGATTTGGTAACATCATCG GATGAGATGGAAAGAGGCGATGTGCCTAAATCAATCCAAATATACATGCATGAAACCGGAGCTTCTATAGAGGATGCTCGCGAGCATGTCAAGCAATTGATTCGTGAAGCATGGATCAAGATCAACGAAGCTCGAGTTGCAAATTCACCTTTCAATCGAACTTTTGTTGACTTGGCGACAAACCTTGCTAGGGTTGCCCATTTCATCTACCAACACGGAGATGGGCATGGACATGATATTGGAGACGAGAACAAAGATCGCATGATTTCATTGTTAATTAATCCCATTCCCCTCGCATCTAAGTACCATCAGAAGTGA